In one window of Gemmatimonadota bacterium DNA:
- a CDS encoding Gfo/Idh/MocA family oxidoreductase, giving the protein MTADPTRRDVVRAGAALALGGNLPRILPPAPPHPGPAAPFRAPPLDRVRVGFVGVGGMGSVHVENLLALEGVELRAVCDIREAHARRASETVVAAGQPAPALYTRGPRDFERMCAEAELDLVYTATPWEWHVPVLLAALRHGKHAATEVPAAMSVDDCWALVEAAEKYQRHCVMMENCNYDRFELMALHLVRQGLLGEVLHGEAAYLHDLRGIKFSTEGEGLWRRAWSTTHNGNLYPTHGLGPVANCMDINRGDRFLRISSMSSPSRGLQAWREEHLPADDPRRTERYVLGDQNVSLIQTARGRTIYLAHNTNNPRPYSRLQLLQGTRGIVSGWPHRVHLEGRSAGHGWEDAEQYYPEFDHPLWRSEKIQQMDRGHGGMDFLEDYRLIACLRAGLPTDANVYDAAALSSMVELSVRSVARQGKPQEVPDFTRGRWTSWEPWPIVGE; this is encoded by the coding sequence ATGACCGCCGACCCTACCCGTCGAGACGTTGTCCGTGCCGGCGCCGCCCTGGCCCTGGGGGGCAACCTCCCCCGGATCCTGCCGCCCGCGCCGCCGCACCCCGGCCCCGCCGCGCCGTTCCGCGCACCGCCCCTGGACCGGGTCCGCGTGGGGTTCGTCGGGGTGGGGGGAATGGGGTCGGTCCACGTGGAGAACCTGCTGGCCCTGGAGGGGGTGGAGCTCCGGGCGGTGTGCGACATCCGTGAGGCGCACGCCCGGCGCGCCAGCGAGACGGTGGTGGCCGCCGGCCAGCCCGCCCCGGCGCTCTACACCCGCGGACCGCGCGACTTCGAGCGGATGTGCGCCGAGGCCGAGCTCGACCTGGTGTACACGGCGACCCCGTGGGAGTGGCACGTCCCGGTGCTGCTCGCGGCGCTCCGCCACGGCAAGCACGCCGCCACCGAGGTGCCCGCGGCCATGAGCGTGGACGATTGCTGGGCCCTGGTGGAGGCGGCGGAGAAGTACCAGCGCCACTGCGTGATGATGGAGAACTGCAACTACGACCGGTTCGAGCTCATGGCGCTGCACCTGGTCCGCCAGGGGCTGCTGGGCGAGGTGCTCCACGGGGAGGCCGCGTACCTGCACGACCTCCGCGGCATCAAGTTCTCCACCGAGGGCGAGGGGCTGTGGCGCCGGGCCTGGTCCACCACCCACAACGGCAACCTCTATCCCACCCACGGCCTTGGCCCGGTGGCGAACTGCATGGACATCAACCGGGGTGACCGCTTTCTCCGGATCAGCTCGATGAGCTCGCCCAGCCGCGGGCTGCAGGCGTGGCGCGAGGAGCATCTCCCCGCCGATGACCCGCGCCGGACCGAGCGCTATGTCCTGGGCGACCAGAACGTGAGCCTGATCCAGACCGCGCGGGGGCGGACGATCTACCTGGCCCACAACACCAACAACCCCCGGCCCTACAGCCGGCTGCAGCTGCTGCAGGGAACCCGGGGGATCGTGAGCGGATGGCCCCACCGGGTGCACCTCGAGGGCCGCAGCGCGGGGCACGGGTGGGAGGACGCCGAGCAGTACTACCCGGAGTTCGACCACCCGCTGTGGCGCTCGGAGAAGATCCAGCAGATGGACCGGGGGCACGGCGGGATGGACTTCCTCGAGGACTACCGGCTGATCGCCTGCCTCCGCGCCGGGCTGCCGACCGACGCCAACGTGTACGATGCGGCGGCGCTGTCCTCGATGGTGGAGCTGAGCGTGCGCTCGGTGGCGCGGCAGGGCAAGCCGCAGGAGGTTCCGGACTTCACCCGCGGGCGGTGGACGAGCTGGGAGCCCTGGCCCATCGT